CTGGGCAAGTTCGAACACAAACTCGCACTGACGGACCTTTTTCACTTTGACTTAACGGGAATTCAGATACTCTCAAGAGCAAAAGACAAAAGACCTGAAACCTTGATAAAGACCTTTATGGATTACATGGAAAAGAGGGGATTTAAATTTATAGACCCGAAGCCTTTCTTGGAAGGTATATTGGCAGAAAAAGGACCTATGACTAAAAAAGAACCGGACAATAAAACCCTTGAGGAGGCCCTGTGGGCTTTTGAGATTGCAAAGACAATAGCCTCCCTGGACGTGGGGCAAACGATTGTTGTGAAGGATAAGGCTGTCGTGGCCGTAGAGGCCATGGAGGGAACTCAGGAAACCATAAGGAGGGGAGGAAAAATAGCTGGAAAGGGATGCACGGTTATAAAAGTTGCAAGAAGGAATCAGGACTACAGAATAGACGTCCCAACGGTGGGGGAGGATACCCTGAGGGTTATGAAGGAAGTAGGGGCAAAAGCCCTCTTTTTGGAGGAGGGAAAGGTGTTTATAGTGGATAAAGAGAACTTTTTAAAGGAAGCGGACAGACTGGGTATATGCGTTTACGGAATTCAGAGTAAGGAGTAGAACTCCCTCACAAAGGCTTCCTCTGCGTCCTCTATCGCTTTTAGTTTTATAAAGTCCGGTTTTGGTAGCTTCTCGGATTTGTAGCCCTTTTCGTCACAGTAACGCTTGTAAAATCCACCTTTGTAAACTTTAGCGAAGAGAACTTCTTTACTTTTTGCGTTCATGACGTTAAAGAGTACGTCAGCGGTTGCTTGCCTCTCAACGCAGAAGTACGTAATGTCCATATCCTCTTCTTTCGTTTTGTATCTTTTCTCTTCGTACCTTAATTTCTTGAGTTCCATACTTATTACTAAATCGGCGTTACTCCCTTCCGTAAGTTGTAACTTTCCCTCCTTTTTCATTACCTTGAGTTTTAGCTTTACGTCGGGAGGCGGATTGAGAAGTTTGTCTTTTAGATTTCTAAGTGCCACCTTCTGGATTGCGAGGTTGTGGGAGGGATTTCTTACAAGTTCTACCCTTGCCCTTACGGTATCTTTACCTAAAATTTCTCTAAAGGTAGCCTTCTGGGCACAGGAGAGTGTGAGGAGAATTATTAAAATTGATAATACCCTTAACATATCCAATATTTTATCAGAGAGGAATATAATTAACCTTGATGGGCGAAATATTCGTGGCGGGTGTAAACTTCAAGGTAGCACCCGTAGAGGTAAGGGAAAAACTCGCTTGCTCTCTGGAAGAAACTAAAAAGGTCTTACCGATTTTAAAGAGGGAAACTCCATTAGAAGAAGTCATGCTCCTCTCAACGTGCAACAGGGTTGAGGTTTACGCCTATAATTTCGTGGAAAACTCCGAAGATCTAATAAATAAACTTTTAGAGATAAAAAGGTTAAATCCAAGCTTTAAAAGGTACTTTTTTGTAAAAAGGGGAGAAGAAGCGGTTTACCACATCTTCAAAGTGGCCTCAAGCCTAGACTCCATGGTTATCGGAGAGCCTCAAATAGTCGCCCAGTTTAAGGAAGCGTACAGAGTTGCAAAGGAAGCTGGAACCGTCGGAAAGATTTTAAACAGGGTTTACGAGAAAGCTTTAAGGGCTTCCAAAAGGGTTAGGACGGAAACGGGAATAAGCAGGAGTGCGGTATCCGTAAGTTACGCGGCTGTAGAACTCGCAAAGAAAATTTTCGGAGACTTGAAGGAGGCAAAGGTTCTTTTAATCGGTGCAGGCGAGATGGGGGAACTCGCTGCAAACTACCTCAGACGCTTTGGAGCAAAACTCCACATAACAAACAGAACCTACGAAAGGGCTCTTAAACTCGTCAAGGAACTCAGCGGTAATGTTCTGAGATTTGAAGAACTAAAGGAGTACCTTCCCCTGATGG
The genomic region above belongs to Aquifex aeolicus VF5 and contains:
- a CDS encoding LpxI family protein encodes the protein MKEKIGLIAGKGKLPLEFKKSAVQKGYEVITIGVEGITDFECDYKVSFGKVGKLIKLLEKEEAYSLVMLGKFEHKLALTDLFHFDLTGIQILSRAKDKRPETLIKTFMDYMEKRGFKFIDPKPFLEGILAEKGPMTKKEPDNKTLEEALWAFEIAKTIASLDVGQTIVVKDKAVVAVEAMEGTQETIRRGGKIAGKGCTVIKVARRNQDYRIDVPTVGEDTLRVMKEVGAKALFLEEGKVFIVDKENFLKEADRLGICVYGIQSKE
- the hemA gene encoding glutamyl-tRNA reductase, which encodes MGEIFVAGVNFKVAPVEVREKLACSLEETKKVLPILKRETPLEEVMLLSTCNRVEVYAYNFVENSEDLINKLLEIKRLNPSFKRYFFVKRGEEAVYHIFKVASSLDSMVIGEPQIVAQFKEAYRVAKEAGTVGKILNRVYEKALRASKRVRTETGISRSAVSVSYAAVELAKKIFGDLKEAKVLLIGAGEMGELAANYLRRFGAKLHITNRTYERALKLVKELSGNVLRFEELKEYLPLMDIVIVSTGAKDYILKREDFERSVRERHYEPQFVIDIAVPRNVDPEAGNVEGVFLYDIDDLKQVVEENLKERIKEAQRGEIILWDEVKKFMNWYESLKAEPYILELKASVEGKEVSPYIKKLVHRAIKEIKRNPEVADIILRIFKEVEKNEPRRKELSNVYNGTHGA